In one Melospiza melodia melodia isolate bMelMel2 chromosome 5, bMelMel2.pri, whole genome shotgun sequence genomic region, the following are encoded:
- the SFRP2 gene encoding secreted frizzled-related protein 2, which translates to MQRRLCALLLLASQCMGSAAGLFPFGEPDFSYKRSNCKPIPAPMLLCRGIEYQSMRLPNLLGHETVQEVLEQASTWIPLVQKQCHPDTRKFLCSLFAPVCIDDLDEIIQPCHSLCQEVKESCAPVMSAFGFPWPDMLDCSRFPKDNDLCIPLASSDHILPVTREAPKVCDACKNKNEDDNDIVENLCKNDFALKIKVKEIAYINGDTKITPETKSKTIYKLNGLTERDLRKIVLWLKGGLQCTCDEMNDINVPYLVMGQKQAGELVITSLKRWQKGQRAFKRFSRSIRKLQC; encoded by the exons ATGCAGCGCCGCCTCTgcgccctgctcctgctggcgtCCCAGTGCATGGGCTCGGCCGCCGGGCTCTTCCCCTTCGGGGAGCCCGACTTCTCCTACAAGCGCTCCAACTGCAAGCCCATCCCCGCCCCGATGCTGCTGTGCCGGGGCATCGAGTACCAGAGCATGCGGCTGCCCAACCTGCTGGGCCATGAGACGGTGCAGGAGGTGCTGGAGCAGGCGTCCACCTGGATCCCTCTGGTGCAGAAGCAGTGCCACCCCGACACCAGGAAGTTCCTCTGCTCCCTCTTTGCCCCCGTCTGCATCGACGACCTGGACGAGATCATCCAGCCCTGCCACTCGCTGTGCCAGGAGGTGAAGGAGAGCTGCGCCCCGGTGATGTCCGCTTTCGGCTTCCCCTGGCCCGACATGCTGGACTGCAGCCGCTTCCCCAAGGACAACGACCTGTGCATCCCGCTGGCCAGCAGCGATCACATCCTGCCCGTCACCAGGGAAG CACCCAAGGTCTGTGACGCCTGCAAAAACAAAAATGAAGATGATAATGACATCGTGGAAAACCTCTGCAAAAACGACTTTG CCTTGAAGATAAAAGTGAAGGAGATTGCCTACATCAATGGGGATACCAAGATCACccctgaaacaaagagcaaaaccATCTACAAGCTGAATGGGCTGACAGAAAGAGATCTGAGGAAGATAGTGCTCTGGCTCAAAGGTGGCCTCCAGTGTACCTGTGATGAGATGAATGACATCAACGTCCCCTACTTGGTGATGGGGCAGAAGCAGGCTGGGGAACTGGTGATCACCTCGCTGAAGCGGTGGCAGAAGGGGCAGCGGGCTTTCAAGCGCTTCTCCCGCAGCATCCGCAAACTGCAGTGTTAG